The DNA region TCGTGATGCTCGGCGACGCCGTGCGCGAAGCGCTGGACCCGAAGATGAGGTAAGGCGGAATGTCCGCGAACACAACAGAGTCCACTCAGGACGCCCACGAGGTCGATCCGAGTGCCCCGCTGCTGCAGGTGGAGGACCTCTACGTCGAGTTCCGCACCCGCGACGGCGTCGCCAAGGTGCTCAACGGCGTGAGCTACCACGTCGAGGCTGGCGAGACCCTCGCCGTGCTCGGCGAGTCCGGCTCCGGCAAGAGCGTCACCGCGCAGACCATCATGGGCATCCTCGACATGCCGCCCGGCTTCATCACCGGCGGCTCGGTCAAGTTCCACGGCGAGGAGCTGCTGACCGCCACACCCAAGCGGCGGCGGGAGGTGCGGGCGTCGGGCATCGCCATGATCTTCCAGGACGCCCTGTCCGCGCTCAACCCGGTTTTCACCGTCGGCTTCCAGATCGAGGAGCAGCTGCGCCTGCGCCGCGGGATGTCCAAGAAGGACGCTCGCAAGCGGGCCATCGAACTGCTCGACCAGGTGAAGATCCCCAACGCCAAGGGGCGCGTGCGGCAGTACCCGCACGAGTTCTCCGGCGGCATGCGGCAGCGCGCGATGATCGCGATGTCGCTGGCGCTGGACCCGGAGATGCTCATCGCCGACGAGCCCACCACCGCACTGGACGTCACCGTGCAGGCCCAGATCATGGACCTGCTCAAGGAGATCCAGGTCGAGCGGAACATGGGCCTGATCCTGATCACCCACGACCTCGGCGTGGTCGCCGAGGTCGCCGACCGGATCGCGGTGATGTACGCGGGCCGCATCGTCGAGCAGTCCGACGCGCCTGCGCTCTACCGCAGGCCGGGGCATCCCTACACCAAGGGCCTGCTCGAATCGCTGCCCCGGCTCGACCAGCGCGGTCAGGAACTGGCCACCATCAAGGGTCTGCCGCCGAGCCTGCTGCGCATCCCCAGCGGCTGCCCGTTCCACCCGCGCTGTCCCATGGTCCAGGACGTCTGCAAGACCGACGTGCCCGAGCAGCACCGGCTCGTGCCCGGCCGGATGAGCGCCTGCCACTTCGCCGAGGAGCTGATCGCCGGTGACTGAGTCAATTATCGAGGTGCGTGACCTGGTCAAGCACTTCCCGGTGAAGGTCGGCGTGCTCTTCAAGCGCACGGTCGGCCACGTCCGCGCGGTCGACGGCGTTTCGTTCGACCTCAAGCGCGGCGAGACCCTCGGCGTCGTGGGCGAGTCCGGCTGCGGCAAGTCGACCCTGGCCCAGGTGCTGATGCGCCTGGAGCCGCCGACTTCGGGCACGGCCACGTTCGAGGGCCGGGACATGTTCAAGATGAAGGGCCCGGAGCTGCGCAAGCTGCGGCGCGACATCCAGATCGTGCTGCAGGACCCGTACACCTCGCTCAACCCGCGCATGACCGTCGGCGACATCGTCGGTGAGCCTTTCGAGATCCACACCGACGTGGCGCCGAAGGGGTCGCGGGCCAAGAAGGTGCGGGAGCTGCTCGACGTGGTCGGGCTCAACCCCGAGCACATCAACCGCTACCCGCACCAGTTCTCCGGCGGCCAGCGCCAGCGCATCGGCATCGCCCGCGCGCTCGCGCTGCGGCCGAAGGTGATCGTCTGCGACGAGCCGGTGTCCGCTTTGGACGTCTCGATCCAGGCGCAGGTGATGAACCTGCTCGGCGACCTGCAGACCGAGTTCGGACTGTCCTACCTGTTCATCGCCCACGACCTGTCGGTGGTCCGCCACCTGTCGAACCGGGTCGCGGTGATGTACCTGGGCAAGGTCGTCGAGATCGGCTCCGAGCAGGAGATCTACGAGCACCCGACGCACCCGTACACCCAGGCGCTGCTCTCCGCGGTGCCGGTGCCGGACCCCGAACTGCGGGGACAGCGCCAGGTGATCCGGCTTGAGGGTGACGTGCCGAGCCCGGTGGACCCGCCATCGGGCTGCCGGTTCCGCACCCGCTGCTGGAAGGCGCAGGAGATCTGCGCCGAGGAGGTTCCGGAACTCAAGACCAGGGTGGCGGCGCACCCCAGCGCCTGTCACTTCGCCGAGGAGAAGTCGGTCGTTCCCTGATGTCGCGGCCGACCTCAGGGAAATGTCGAAAAGTCGAGAAGGAGAACGCGTGAAGCGACGCAAGACGCTCGTGGCAGCGCTCGCGGCACCCCTGGTCGTATCCCTGGCCTGGGTCGCCGTCCCGTCGGCGACCGCTGCCCAGGAGCTGTCCGGGAAGACCGTCGAGTTCAATGTCCTCGCCGCTGACGGCGCGAGCACGGAGGCCGTCGAGGCCGCCGTCCGCTCGGCCGGTGGCACCGTGGTGACCAGCAACAAGGCGGTCGGCCTCGTCACGGCCACGGCGCCGGAGAACGGGTTCACCGCCCGGCTGTCGGGCGACAAGTCCGTCGACGGCGCGGCGCGGGTGAAGTCCATCGGCCAGTCCCCGGACGCGAAGGCGACCAAGGAGAAGGTCAAGGACGTCGAGAAGGAGAACAAGGCCGGTAACAACGGCAACGGCAAGCACGGCAACACCGCCGCGGGCATGGACCCGCTCGACAGCCAGCTGTGGGGCCTGACCGCCGTCCGTTCACACATGGCCCGCACCACGCAGGCCGGTGACCGCCGGGTCAAGGTCGGTGTCCTCGACACCGGCGTCGACGGCAGCCACCCGGACATCGCGCCGAACTTCGACCACGTCCTGTCGCGCAATTTCACCCACGACATCGTCAACGACGACCTCGGCCAGGTCGTCGACGGCCCGTGTGAGTACGCGGGCTGTGTCGACCCGGCCGACGTGGACAACGGCGGCCACGGCACGCACGTGGCGGGCACCATCGCCGCCGCGGCCGACGGCTTCGGCATCTCCGGTGTCGCCCCTGGCGTCTCCATCGTCAACATCCGCGGCGGCCAGGACTCCGGCTACTTCTTCCTCCAGCCGGTCGTCGACGCCATGACCTACTCCGGCGACGCGGGCCTCGACGTGGTCAACATGTCGTTCTACGTCGACCCGTGGCTCTACAACTGCAAGAGCAACGCGGCGGACACCCCCGAGCAGCAGGCCGAGCAGAAGGTGATCATCAAGGCGATCACCCGGGCGATGAACTACGCCTACCGCAAGGGCGTCACCCAGATCGTGTCGCTGGGCAACCAGCACCAGGACCTGGGCAAGCCGCTGCCCGACGCCACCAGCCCGGACTTCCCGGCGGGCACCGAGCACACCCGCACCATCGACAACGCCGACTGCCTCTCGATGCCGATCGAGGGCCCGCACGCCCTCGGCGTCAGCGCGCTCGGCCCGTCGCTGGGCAAGGCCGACTACTCGAACTACGGCTTCGAGCGGATCTCGGTCTCGGCTCCCGGTGGGTGGTTCCGCGACGGTCTCGGCACTCCGACCTACCGCACCAACGGCAACCTGATCCTGTCGTCGTACCCCAAGAACGTCGCGCTGACCGAAGGCGCGATCGACGAGGCGGGCAACGTCACTCCGGACGGCGTGGCGCTGGGCGTGCAGAAGGCGTGCAAGTCCGACGGCATCTGCGGCTACTACCAGTTCCTGCAGGGCACCTCGATGGCGTCCCCGCACGCCAGCGGTGTCGCCGCGCTGATCGTGTCGCAGTACGGCAAGTACTCGCACGGATCGGTGTCGCTGGCCCCGGACAAGGTGGAGCGGGTGCTTGAGGGAACCGCGTTCGACAAGTCCTGCCCGTCGCCGCGCACGGTGGACTACACCCTCGTCGGTCGCCCGGCGGAGTTCAACGCCACCTGTGAGGGCAGCGCCGCGTTCAACAACTTCTACGGTCACGGCGTGGTCGACGCGTACGCGGCGGTCACCAACGGCAAGAAGTTCCTCAAGTAAGTCCCTTTCGCGACGGCGGCCCCTTCTCCGGAAGGGGCCGCTGCTGTCTCTGGACACCGTGGAGTTAGGTGATGCTAACCTAACTCCCATGACCGACGAGCGGCAGATCCTCACCGCGAGCGTGCTCGGCAGCAGCCGGGTGAGCCCGACGTTCATGCGGGTGACGATCGGCGGACCCGACCTCGAACACTTCGCGCCCCGTGGGTTCGATCAGTGGTTTCGCCTGTTCATGCCCAGGCAAGGGCAGGACGAGCTGCGGTTGCCGACCCGCGGGAGCGCCCTCTGGTACGCGCAATACCTCTTGATGGCCAAGGAGATCCGGCCGCTGGCCCGCAACTACACGGTGCGCGACTACCGCGCCGCGGGCGACGGCCGCCACGGTGACGACCCGGAGATCGACATCGACTTCGCCTGCCACGGCGACGACGCGCCTGCTTGCGCGTGGGCGACCTCGGCGACCGTGGGCACGCGGGTCGGGCTGCTCGATGAAGGTCCGAGCTACCACCCGCGGGCGGGATCGCGCTGGCACTTGCTGGCGGGCGACGAGAGTGCGCTGCCAGCGGTGCTGGGCATCCTGCGCTCGCTGCCCCGCGACGCGAGGGTCGAGGCGTTCATCGAGATCCCGCACGCCGACGACGCCCAGCTGGTCGACGCCCCGGATGGCGCCAAGATCCACTGGCTCGTCCGGCACGACCACCAGGCGCGACCGGGGAAGCTGGCGCTGCGCGCGGTGCGGGAGGCGACGTTGCCGATCGGGCCCTGCTATGCCTTCGTCGCTGGGGAATCGCAGTTGGCGACCGGCTTGCGCAGGCACCTGGTGAACGACCGGGACGTCCCCAAGGCGGACGTGACCTTCACCGGCTACTGGAAGGTCGGCCGCGCCGCGTCGAGCTGACTTCGCGGGCGGGCTTCCCAAGTGGTGGCCCGCCCCACGTCGTCAGCGGTTCGACGCGCGCTTGACGAACTCGGCGATGTCCTTGGACTGCTGTACCCGCGACGGTTCATGGACGTACATCATGTGCCCGGCCGGGTAGTAGACGACCTCGATGTTCGCTCGCAGCTCGGCGGGCACCGCCAGATGGGCCAGGGTGTGCTCGGTGGCGAAGTACGGGGTGGCGCCGTCGGTGTAGCCGGAGGCGACGTGGATCTTCAGGTGCGGGTTGGCCCGCATCACCCCGGCGAGCTTGTCGGCGACGGTCACGTGGGAGTTCTCGAACTCCTTGAACGACCAGTCCTTGTTCACCGACAGGCTCAGCACCTCGTACGGCAAGTCCTTGCGGTAGGCCAGTTCGGTGTGCAGATAGTGGTTGATCCCGGCCGTGTACGCGCCCATGATCGCCGACATCGACGGGTCCTCGCGCAGCTGCTCGTGGCCGTAGTCGGCGTCCCAGCCGGTGAAGCGGCCGTCGAGCCTGCCCACGGTCTGCTTGCGGTGGCGCAGCAGCTCGACGAAGAACCGGGTGTGCTCGATGCGCAGGTCGACCCGGTCGACGTACTCCTCGGACAGCCCCGACAGCGCGGCCACCTTGGCCACCGCTGCCGCACGGTCCTCAGTGGACAGTCGGGAGCCCTGGTGCAGCGCCCACGGGTAGTCGCGGGTGGCGAACTCCTCGGCCTCGGCCAGGACCTCGTCGAGCGGACGGTCGCCGTGCAGGCCGTGGTGGTGGGCGATCGCGGCGTAGGTCGGCAGGTAGAGCGCGTAGGGCAGGTCGTTGCCCTCGGCGAAGATGAGTGTGGAGAAGTCGAGCACCGACGAGATCAGGATCAGCCCGTTGAGGTACATCCCGTGCCTGGACTGCAGGTGCTCGGCCAGGCCGCCCGCCCGGGTGGTGCCGTAGGACTCGCCCGCCAGGAACTTCGGCGACACCCACCGGCCGTTGCGCGTGGTCCACAGCCGGATGACCTCGCCGACGGACTCGAGGTCGGCCTGGAAGCCGTGGTGGTCGCCGGGCTTCTCGCCCTTCACCGCGCGGGAGAACCCGGTCGACACCGGGTCGATGAAGACCAGGTCGCTGTGGGTCAGCAGGGTCTCCTGGTTGTCCGCCAGCCCATAGGGCGGCGGCGTCAGCGCGCCCGCGTCGCCACTCACTACCCGGCGGGGACCGAATACCCCAAGGTGCAGCCAGATGCTCGACGACCCCGGCCCGCCGTTGAAGGCGAAGGTGACCGGGCGGGTGGCCGGGTCGGCGCCGTCGAGGGTGTAGGCGGTGACGAAGACCTCCGCTTTGGGGACGTGCCCGTCGAAGGTGCCGTCGGTGACCACCTCCTTGCGCAGCACGAGCCTGCCCGTCGTGGCGGTGTAGGCCAGCTTCCGCTTGCGTACTGTCAGCGTGTGCGACGTGGTGACCAGGTCGTCGGTGGGCTCAGGGGTCGTGGGCCCGTCGGCGGTTGCGTCCATGCGCCGACCCTACGGCCTGCCCCCGCGGCACTTGGCGGAAACCGATGACAATAGACGAACTCGATCGCGCGGTAAGTGAATGTCGAGCCTGCCCCCGCCTCGTCGCCTGGCGTGAGGAGGTCGCCAGAGTCAAACGCGCGGCCTTCCGCGACGAGGAATACTGGGGCAGACCGGTTCCCGGCTTCGGCCCACCCACCGCGAGGGTCGCCATCATCGGCCTGGCCCCCGCCGCCCACGGCGCCAACCGCACCGGCCGCATGTTCACCGGCGACCGCTCCGGCGACTTCCTTTACGCCGCACTGCACGCGGTCGGCCTGGCCTCCCAGCCCACCTCGGTGTCGGCGGACGACGGGCTGGAGCTGTACGGGGTGCGGATCACGGCCCCGGTGAAGTGCGCGCCCCCGGCCAACAAGCCGACGCCGCTGGAACGGGACACGTGCAGGCCGTGGCTGTCGCAGGAACTTGAGTTGCTCCGGCCGACTTTGCGGGCGGTGGTCGTCCTCGGGGCTTTCGGCTGGCAGGCGGCACTGCCGGTGTTGGGTCGGTTCTGGGAGGTGGGGCGGCCTCGGTTCGGGCACGGGGTGGGGTACTCGGTGGCGGCGGTGGATGGGGGACCCGGGTTGTTGCTGTTGGGGAGCTACCACGTGAGCCAGCAGAACACCTTCACCGGAAAGCTGACGCAGCCGATGCTGCGGGACGTACTCGTTCGCGCGGCCGTAGCGGCGGGCTTGATCTGACGTCGGCAGGCTGCCTACACCCCGACGCGGGACGCAGGCGTTGTCGCCGACCTGTTCCGCGAAAACAGCAGTTCCATGTGTCGCGGAACGGTGTAAAACGTGGAACGGAGAGCCACTAACTGCTGAGCCACTCGGTTACGACGGCCAAGAACTCGTCGGACGCGTCTCGGTGCGGTGTGTGGCCCGCGTCGATCGTGACAAGAGTGCTGTCCTTGATCATTCCCGCGTACTCGGCCAGCGCGTCCTGAGGAATCTGGCTGGTCGGGCCGCCCGCGATCACCAGCGTGCGGGCCGTGATCGCCGACAGCGCCTCCCGCCGGTTCGGTGCGGGGTTGTCGATCTGCACGCGAATGTCGCGCACGACCCGCCAGTCGTAGGGCAGGGTCTCGTCCTCCGGGTTCGGCATTGAGGCGGCGGGCGGGTCGGCGGGCACCGGGGGCCGGGGTTCCTCCAGCACCAGATCACCCACCAGGTCCGGCCGTTCGGCGGCCACGAGGGAAGCGACTACCGCGCCCATCGAGTGGCCGATCACCAGCGGCCGGTCCAGTCCGAGCAGCGTCAGCGCGTGGATCACGTCGTCGGCCATCAGTTCCAGCGAGTACGTCGGCGTCCGGTCGGACCGGCCGTGCCCCCGCAGGTCGAACGCGTGTCGGTGTACCGGCAGCGGCACCGGGTCCCAGGTCGTCGTGTCGTGGCCGAGGCCGTGGAGCAGGACAGCGGGCGCGCCGGAGCCGGAGCGGGCGCAGTTCAGGCGGACGCCGTTGGGAAGCAGCACACGATCGACACTACCCAGATCCATAGTGCTCACTGTGGAGGTCGCCATCGGGGGTCGCGCTGATCGGGCTACGCCGATCGGATGACCACTCTCGAATGGAGTAACACGGGTCGCGGGACCGGCGACGGTGGTGGTGTCGGACCTGGTCGTTGGGGCCGGGGCGGCATGGTGCAAGATCAACTTAGGGCGGGTTGGGCTTGGACGGATCACCTGATGTGATCGAACCCTGGTGAAATCTGGTCGAACTAGATCCGTTTGAGGGACTAACACCGATAGCGTCGGACAGTAAGGTGGTCGAGACGATCTGCTCTCGATCAGCGGTATTCGACGGCGTCGAGGTCAGGAATTGGGAAGATGAACGCGCAACGCGTCCGAAGGGTGATGGCGCCCGCCGCCTTCAGTGTGGCGGTCGGTTTTGTGTCCGTCGCAGGCGGGATCGCGCTCGCGGATCTGTTCCACCTGTCCGGGACAGCTTGGTTGGCCGTCCTTTTCGCGGTCGCGATCGGTTTGTCGGTCGCGGCGGGAGTGGGATGGTCGAAATTCACACTCGCCATCCGGGAAAAGGACGGTCCCGCGCTACTTCCGCCTCTTCATGGCGAGAACCGTGCCTCCGAAGGTGCACACCGCCACCGGGACCGCGACCCAGGCGCCCATGCTGTTCCGGGCCACGATCATGAACACGGACACTCCTACTAGCGCCAGGATGCCCAGCGCGAAGACCACGGCGATCAGCAGCGCCGTCAGCGCCGCCGTCTTCCGGACCCAGCCCGCGTTGTCCTCCGACATCAACTGGTGCCAGAGGATCAGTTGGGCGAGTATGCCGCTGCCTCGGCTGGTGGTCTTCGGCGGCGCGGTGACCGGCTGCTCCTGGGGTGGCCGCTGCGTGAGCGCGGCGCTTGGCTCCTCGTCCGCCGAGTCGGCGGGCGGCTGCGACCTGACCGTGGGGACCGCTCCTGTTCGGGTGTCGGGTGGCCGCCACTGAGCGGCACCTATGGGGTCGGAGAACTCGGGGGGACGCGCCTGCGTCATGCTCTGCTCCACAAGTCGGGCCGGTGCGCACCAAGATCGAAGCGCCGGTCACCGCCCGGCTGTCCGGCCCTGACGGGCGATGTCGTCGTACACGAGCTTGAGCAGGCCCAGCGAGTCCGACTCGGACAGCGTGAGCTTCTCGATGGCGAAAAAGCGGTCCCAGTACTCCGAAACGGTCTGCGAGTCGTCGTTGGTCACGTAGTCGCGGCCGAGGTTCTCCACGAACAGGACCGTCTCGATCCCGATCTCCGGTTCGAGGTCGAGCAGCATGAACGGGCCCGCCATACCGATGTGCGCGCCCTTGGCGAACGGCACGACCAGCAGGGTCACGTCGGGATCCGCGGCCGTGTCGATCAGGTGGCCGAGCTGCCGCGCCATCGCGGCCGGGCCGCCGACGACGCGCCGGATCGCGGCCTCGTCGAGAATCGTGGTGATCTTCGGCTTGCCATCGCCGAGTACCTCGCGCTGCCGTTGGAGCCGGGCCGAGACGGCGAGCTCGACCTTGGCCCTGTCCTGGTGGACGGTCTCGACGGTGGCCCGCGCGTAGTCCTCGGTCTGGAACAGGCCCGGGATGAACAGCGGATCGAACTCGCGGATGTGGGTGGCCGCGCTCTCGTAGGCGAGCATCCGCCGGAACGGCTGGCCGATGACCTCGGCGTAGGGCGCGTGCCACGGCTGCGCGCGGCTCTGTTTCGCCATCGCGATCATCTTCGCCAATTCGGCGGCGTCGGTGACGCCGTAGGCGGCGAGTGTGGCCTTGAGGTCGGCGGTGGTGAGGCCCACCGTCGCCTGCTCGATCCTGATCATCTTCGACACCGACCAGTCCATCGCCAGCGCGGCCTGGAGCTGCGTCATGCCCGCTTTCTCGCGGTAGCCCCGCAGCTTTCGGCGCACAAGGCTGTCGAGCAGATCGGGGTCATAAGGTCGGGTCATGGTCCTTCCTCTCGTCGGCCAACTATTACTCCCGGTCACTCACACGGGGGACCTCGTCAGAGGGTCGCCACGTGGCCATCTGACACCTGGCTACCACTCTATCGTGGGAATTTAGCACGCGCGGAGCGACGACACCGGGTTGGCACACCTCGGACGCGGCATAAGTTGGACACCTTTGGCGGCCTAATGGCTACAGAACGTAACCGGCGCGGCGCGTCCGGGCTACCGGAATTGGTCAACGCAGCGGATTCATCGGGGCCGATCGGAACGGGATAATCGTGATCGCCGTCTCCATGGTGGGGACGTGCGGAGGAGGGGACGATGTCGGCACCGAATGGTCCGGCTTGGCGCAAGAGCAGTCGCAGCGCCAATCACGCGTGTGTGGAAATCGCCTGGCCGAATTGCGACACCATTCGTGACTCGAAGAGTCCGGGGCGGACGCTGGGGATTTCGCGGTATTCGGTCACACGGCTGATCGCGTTTGTCCGGCTGTGACGCCGGTACGCGCTTTCGGCTCGGCCGGGAACAGGATCTGATCGCTTCTGTCGCCGGGGTGGTGCATGCTCGGCGCATGAGGTCACGACTGCCCGCGCTGCTGGTGGTGGCCGCGATGCTGGTGCTCGCGGTCGCCGTGGCGCGGGGGGAGTCGGGGATCCCGCGGGGTGCGCCGCTGGGGACGGTGTCGGATCCGCCGGACAGTTCGGTGACCCCGCCGGACGACCGGCCGGAGCGCGACTTCCTCCTCGACCTGATCGCGGGCGTCACCACCGGCGCGCTGCTGCTGTTGGTCGCGGCCATGCTGCTGATCGGGGCCGCGGCGATCCTGGCGGGTCTCACGCGGCGCAAGCGGCTGCCGCGGCTGCGGCAGGCCGTCGAGTTCGTCGAGGCGGAGAGCGCTGAGCCGGGCATGTCGGTGCTGGAGCTGGCGGCCGCGGCGAAGTCGGCCAGGGTCGTGTTGAGCAGGCGCGCGGGCGGTCCGCCCGCCGACGCGATCGTGGCGGCTTGGCTGGTCTTGGAGGACGCCGCCGCCGCGGCGGGCACGCGACGGGCAGCGCATGAGACGCCCACGGAGTTCGTCGCGCGAATCCTGGCCGCGCATCGGGTCGACGCCGTCGAGTTGCGGGATCTGTACCACCGCGCGCGGTTCGGAGCGACGGTCACGGCGCTGGACGTGGCGGCGGCCGACCAGGCGTTGTCGCGGGTGGAGGAAACCCTCACCGGAGCGCGCCGATGACTGCCGGTCGGAGCTGGTTCATCGCGTTGCTCGCGGGAGCGGTCGTGGCCGCGCTGGCGGTGTGGCCGGGCAACATCCCGGTGTTCTGGGCGGTCGGGATCGGCGTCCCGGTCGCCGCGGTCACCCTTCTCGGCGCGCGGTACGCGGGACCGCTCGATCCATTGTGGAGCGCCGTGCCCGACGGCGCGGGGCCCGCGACCGAACTCCAGGCGGCCAATCTGGCCGGCAGGCTCGCCGAGGCCGCCGACGACCAGCCCCGGTTCGTTACTCGGATCCAGCCGCGATTGCACCGGCTCGCCACCGCCGCCCTGCGGGAACGTGGACTGTCCGATATGGACTCAGAAGCCGCGAAAGCGTTCCTGGGAGCCGAATTGCACTCCGTACTCACCTCGCCCAGAGCGAACCTCCCGCCGCCCGATCGGCTGGCCGCCATGCTCGACCGACTGGAGCGCCCGTGACACCATCCACTGTGGAGGAGGCCGCCGCCGCGGTGACCAAGGCGCTGGCCGAGGTCGTCGTCGGCCGCGAGCGCACCGTCCGGCTGGCGCTGGCCGCGGTGCTCGCGGGCGGGCACGTGCTCATCGAGGACGTGCCAGGGCTGGGCAAGACCCTGCTGGCCCGCGGCATCGCCCGCGCGCTCGGCTTGGACTTCGCCCGCCTGCAGTGCACCCCCGACTTGCAGCCCGCCGACGTC from Alloactinosynnema sp. L-07 includes:
- a CDS encoding ABC transporter ATP-binding protein, yielding MSANTTESTQDAHEVDPSAPLLQVEDLYVEFRTRDGVAKVLNGVSYHVEAGETLAVLGESGSGKSVTAQTIMGILDMPPGFITGGSVKFHGEELLTATPKRRREVRASGIAMIFQDALSALNPVFTVGFQIEEQLRLRRGMSKKDARKRAIELLDQVKIPNAKGRVRQYPHEFSGGMRQRAMIAMSLALDPEMLIADEPTTALDVTVQAQIMDLLKEIQVERNMGLILITHDLGVVAEVADRIAVMYAGRIVEQSDAPALYRRPGHPYTKGLLESLPRLDQRGQELATIKGLPPSLLRIPSGCPFHPRCPMVQDVCKTDVPEQHRLVPGRMSACHFAEELIAGD
- a CDS encoding ABC transporter ATP-binding protein yields the protein MTESIIEVRDLVKHFPVKVGVLFKRTVGHVRAVDGVSFDLKRGETLGVVGESGCGKSTLAQVLMRLEPPTSGTATFEGRDMFKMKGPELRKLRRDIQIVLQDPYTSLNPRMTVGDIVGEPFEIHTDVAPKGSRAKKVRELLDVVGLNPEHINRYPHQFSGGQRQRIGIARALALRPKVIVCDEPVSALDVSIQAQVMNLLGDLQTEFGLSYLFIAHDLSVVRHLSNRVAVMYLGKVVEIGSEQEIYEHPTHPYTQALLSAVPVPDPELRGQRQVIRLEGDVPSPVDPPSGCRFRTRCWKAQEICAEEVPELKTRVAAHPSACHFAEEKSVVP
- a CDS encoding S8 family serine peptidase, which produces MSKSREGERVKRRKTLVAALAAPLVVSLAWVAVPSATAAQELSGKTVEFNVLAADGASTEAVEAAVRSAGGTVVTSNKAVGLVTATAPENGFTARLSGDKSVDGAARVKSIGQSPDAKATKEKVKDVEKENKAGNNGNGKHGNTAAGMDPLDSQLWGLTAVRSHMARTTQAGDRRVKVGVLDTGVDGSHPDIAPNFDHVLSRNFTHDIVNDDLGQVVDGPCEYAGCVDPADVDNGGHGTHVAGTIAAAADGFGISGVAPGVSIVNIRGGQDSGYFFLQPVVDAMTYSGDAGLDVVNMSFYVDPWLYNCKSNAADTPEQQAEQKVIIKAITRAMNYAYRKGVTQIVSLGNQHQDLGKPLPDATSPDFPAGTEHTRTIDNADCLSMPIEGPHALGVSALGPSLGKADYSNYGFERISVSAPGGWFRDGLGTPTYRTNGNLILSSYPKNVALTEGAIDEAGNVTPDGVALGVQKACKSDGICGYYQFLQGTSMASPHASGVAALIVSQYGKYSHGSVSLAPDKVERVLEGTAFDKSCPSPRTVDYTLVGRPAEFNATCEGSAAFNNFYGHGVVDAYAAVTNGKKFLK
- a CDS encoding siderophore-interacting protein, producing MTDERQILTASVLGSSRVSPTFMRVTIGGPDLEHFAPRGFDQWFRLFMPRQGQDELRLPTRGSALWYAQYLLMAKEIRPLARNYTVRDYRAAGDGRHGDDPEIDIDFACHGDDAPACAWATSATVGTRVGLLDEGPSYHPRAGSRWHLLAGDESALPAVLGILRSLPRDARVEAFIEIPHADDAQLVDAPDGAKIHWLVRHDHQARPGKLALRAVREATLPIGPCYAFVAGESQLATGLRRHLVNDRDVPKADVTFTGYWKVGRAASS
- a CDS encoding S10 family peptidase, with product MDATADGPTTPEPTDDLVTTSHTLTVRKRKLAYTATTGRLVLRKEVVTDGTFDGHVPKAEVFVTAYTLDGADPATRPVTFAFNGGPGSSSIWLHLGVFGPRRVVSGDAGALTPPPYGLADNQETLLTHSDLVFIDPVSTGFSRAVKGEKPGDHHGFQADLESVGEVIRLWTTRNGRWVSPKFLAGESYGTTRAGGLAEHLQSRHGMYLNGLILISSVLDFSTLIFAEGNDLPYALYLPTYAAIAHHHGLHGDRPLDEVLAEAEEFATRDYPWALHQGSRLSTEDRAAAVAKVAALSGLSEEYVDRVDLRIEHTRFFVELLRHRKQTVGRLDGRFTGWDADYGHEQLREDPSMSAIMGAYTAGINHYLHTELAYRKDLPYEVLSLSVNKDWSFKEFENSHVTVADKLAGVMRANPHLKIHVASGYTDGATPYFATEHTLAHLAVPAELRANIEVVYYPAGHMMYVHEPSRVQQSKDIAEFVKRASNR
- a CDS encoding uracil-DNA glycosylase, coding for MTIDELDRAVSECRACPRLVAWREEVARVKRAAFRDEEYWGRPVPGFGPPTARVAIIGLAPAAHGANRTGRMFTGDRSGDFLYAALHAVGLASQPTSVSADDGLELYGVRITAPVKCAPPANKPTPLERDTCRPWLSQELELLRPTLRAVVVLGAFGWQAALPVLGRFWEVGRPRFGHGVGYSVAAVDGGPGLLLLGSYHVSQQNTFTGKLTQPMLRDVLVRAAVAAGLI
- a CDS encoding alpha/beta fold hydrolase, which codes for MDLGSVDRVLLPNGVRLNCARSGSGAPAVLLHGLGHDTTTWDPVPLPVHRHAFDLRGHGRSDRTPTYSLELMADDVIHALTLLGLDRPLVIGHSMGAVVASLVAAERPDLVGDLVLEEPRPPVPADPPAASMPNPEDETLPYDWRVVRDIRVQIDNPAPNRREALSAITARTLVIAGGPTSQIPQDALAEYAGMIKDSTLVTIDAGHTPHRDASDEFLAVVTEWLSS
- a CDS encoding helix-turn-helix transcriptional regulator, whose amino-acid sequence is MTRPYDPDLLDSLVRRKLRGYREKAGMTQLQAALAMDWSVSKMIRIEQATVGLTTADLKATLAAYGVTDAAELAKMIAMAKQSRAQPWHAPYAEVIGQPFRRMLAYESAATHIREFDPLFIPGLFQTEDYARATVETVHQDRAKVELAVSARLQRQREVLGDGKPKITTILDEAAIRRVVGGPAAMARQLGHLIDTAADPDVTLLVVPFAKGAHIGMAGPFMLLDLEPEIGIETVLFVENLGRDYVTNDDSQTVSEYWDRFFAIEKLTLSESDSLGLLKLVYDDIARQGRTAGR
- a CDS encoding DUF397 domain-containing protein → MSAPNGPAWRKSSRSANHACVEIAWPNCDTIRDSKSPGRTLGISRYSVTRLIAFVRL
- a CDS encoding DUF4129 domain-containing protein; the protein is MRSRLPALLVVAAMLVLAVAVARGESGIPRGAPLGTVSDPPDSSVTPPDDRPERDFLLDLIAGVTTGALLLLVAAMLLIGAAAILAGLTRRKRLPRLRQAVEFVEAESAEPGMSVLELAAAAKSARVVLSRRAGGPPADAIVAAWLVLEDAAAAAGTRRAAHETPTEFVARILAAHRVDAVELRDLYHRARFGATVTALDVAAADQALSRVEETLTGARR